One part of the Thermoanaerobacterium sp. CMT5567-10 genome encodes these proteins:
- a CDS encoding EutN/CcmL family microcompartment protein, whose protein sequence is MIIAKVIGTVISTRKNQNLIGNKFLIVEPISEMNYDNKNRVVAIDNVGAGVGEIVIVVFGSSARIGCGVPDSPVDAAIVGIVDSIKDVIIED, encoded by the coding sequence TTGATAATAGCTAAAGTTATTGGTACAGTTATTTCTACCCGCAAAAATCAAAATTTAATAGGCAATAAATTTTTAATAGTAGAACCCATAAGTGAAATGAATTATGACAATAAAAATAGGGTTGTCGCAATAGATAATGTAGGTGCAGGTGTAGGAGAAATAGTTATCGTCGTTTTTGGAAGTTCGGCTAGGATTGGATGTGGTGTGCCAGATTCGCCTGTAGATGCAGCAATTGTCGGTATAGTTGACAGTATAAAAGATGTGATAATTGAGGATTAG
- a CDS encoding BMC domain-containing protein, with protein MYAIGLIEVNGFVTAVETLDAMLKTANIEFMTWEKKLGGRLVTIIIKGEVSAVQEAISNGKNKADKITRTVAHAVIPNPHSETMRMINISAEKLFKVDGGEINEF; from the coding sequence ATGTATGCAATTGGACTTATTGAAGTAAATGGATTTGTCACAGCAGTGGAAACACTGGATGCTATGTTAAAAACAGCAAATATAGAGTTTATGACATGGGAGAAAAAACTTGGAGGCAGACTTGTGACGATCATTATTAAAGGAGAAGTTTCGGCTGTCCAAGAAGCAATTTCAAATGGCAAAAATAAAGCTGACAAAATTACGCGCACAGTTGCACATGCGGTGATTCCAAATCCTCATTCAGAAACCATGAGGATGATAAATATTAGCGCAGAAAAGCTATTTAAAGTAGATGGTGGTGAAATAAATGAGTTCTGA
- the pduA gene encoding propanediol utilization microcompartment protein PduA, with protein MVQEALGMVETRGLVAAIEAADAMVKAADVTLIGTEKIGSGLVTVMVRGDVGAVKAATEVGASAASKLGELVAVHVIPRPHTDVEKILPTLK; from the coding sequence ATGGTACAGGAAGCATTGGGAATGGTAGAAACGAGAGGATTGGTTGCAGCAATAGAAGCGGCAGATGCTATGGTTAAGGCTGCAGATGTGACATTGATAGGAACTGAAAAAATAGGTTCAGGACTTGTAACTGTCATGGTAAGAGGAGATGTTGGTGCAGTAAAAGCTGCGACAGAAGTTGGTGCAAGTGCAGCTTCAAAATTAGGTGAATTAGTGGCTGTCCATGTAATACCGAGACCTCACACTGATGTTGAAAAGATACTACCAACACTGAAATAA
- the pduL gene encoding phosphate propanoyltransferase, which produces MDEKLIEIISKTIANTLSERNSLKIPVGVSARHVHLTKEHLEILFGKDYMLKKKKELMGGQFAAEEYVTIIGYKLNAIEKVRVLGPLRDKTQVEISKTDAISLGLNPPIRESGDIKGSSPITIVGPKGAISLKEGCIIAKRHIHMSPEDSKRFNVLDNDRVSVKVKGERGGIFENVHIRVGEKFTLEMHIDTDEANCMGIKSGDFVEIVR; this is translated from the coding sequence ATGGACGAAAAATTGATAGAAATCATATCAAAGACGATAGCGAATACGCTTAGTGAAAGGAATTCATTGAAGATACCAGTGGGCGTTTCGGCACGCCATGTACATCTGACTAAAGAACATTTGGAGATATTGTTTGGCAAAGATTATATGTTAAAAAAGAAGAAAGAATTGATGGGTGGACAGTTTGCAGCAGAGGAATATGTGACAATTATCGGTTACAAATTAAATGCTATTGAGAAAGTGAGAGTTTTGGGTCCTTTAAGAGATAAAACGCAGGTAGAAATATCGAAGACTGATGCAATAAGTTTAGGGTTAAACCCTCCTATACGGGAATCAGGTGATATAAAAGGTTCATCGCCAATCACAATCGTAGGGCCGAAAGGCGCAATATCATTAAAAGAAGGATGTATAATAGCCAAAAGACATATTCACATGTCACCGGAAGATTCCAAAAGATTTAATGTTTTAGACAATGACAGAGTTTCTGTAAAAGTGAAAGGTGAACGAGGCGGTATTTTTGAAAATGTGCATATAAGGGTTGGAGAAAAATTTACCCTTGAGATGCATATCGACACAGATGAAGCTAATTGCATGGGGATAAAAAGTGGCGATTTTGTTGAAATTGTTAGATAA
- a CDS encoding 4Fe-4S dicluster domain-containing protein, with amino-acid sequence MNIDELKNIVFENGIVGAGGAGFPTHAKLSAGVDTVILNGAECEPLLRVDRQLLAVYTDEILMTLSLIVDTLGAKCGLVAIKSAYKAAIGSVKNSIGNYKNLELKVLPDVYPAGDEVVLIYETTGRIVPEGSIPISVGTIVMNVETVLNVYNAIYLKHPVTEKYVTVTGNVKCPSTFKVKVGTSVAELIEKAGGCLEEDYEIIMGGPMTGKIVDRKAPITKTTKAIIALPKDHPVITKRKTNISIELKRAMSVCSQCQMCTNLCPRHLLGHSIEPHKVMNAVANGIIADTTAYTITMLCSECGLCEMYSCHQSLSPRKIISQIKTKLRQNGVKNPHSKKPEKANIMRNERLVPMERLISRLALNKYNVDAPLSADTIVPSGSVIMQLNQHVGVAANPVVKVGDMVKEGDLIGDIPNNKLGARLHASVEGVIIDVTDHSVVIEPRGDFNG; translated from the coding sequence ATGAATATTGATGAACTTAAAAATATTGTCTTTGAAAATGGGATAGTTGGCGCAGGTGGTGCTGGATTTCCTACACATGCAAAGCTCAGCGCTGGAGTTGATACAGTCATCTTAAATGGTGCTGAATGTGAACCGCTTTTGAGAGTTGATAGGCAGTTGCTTGCCGTATATACTGATGAAATATTAATGACTTTATCCCTTATAGTTGATACATTAGGTGCTAAATGTGGCTTAGTAGCGATAAAATCAGCATACAAGGCTGCAATTGGTTCAGTTAAGAACTCAATTGGTAATTATAAAAACTTAGAGTTAAAGGTATTGCCAGACGTTTATCCTGCTGGCGACGAAGTTGTATTAATATATGAAACGACTGGTAGAATTGTGCCAGAAGGTTCTATACCTATCTCTGTTGGAACTATTGTAATGAATGTGGAAACTGTGCTTAATGTTTATAATGCTATTTATTTAAAACACCCAGTCACAGAAAAATATGTAACTGTAACTGGAAATGTCAAATGTCCTAGTACATTTAAAGTAAAAGTAGGCACATCTGTGGCTGAGCTTATTGAAAAAGCAGGAGGATGCTTAGAAGAAGATTATGAAATAATAATGGGTGGTCCCATGACTGGGAAAATAGTTGATAGAAAAGCCCCAATAACAAAAACAACAAAAGCTATTATTGCTCTCCCAAAAGACCACCCTGTGATAACAAAAAGAAAGACAAACATAAGCATAGAGTTAAAACGTGCAATGTCTGTTTGCTCTCAATGCCAAATGTGTACAAATTTATGCCCAAGACACCTGTTAGGACATTCTATAGAACCTCATAAGGTTATGAATGCAGTTGCAAATGGCATTATTGCTGATACCACTGCATACACGATAACTATGTTATGCTCTGAATGCGGATTATGTGAAATGTATTCGTGTCATCAAAGTTTGTCGCCGAGAAAAATAATAAGTCAAATAAAAACAAAATTAAGGCAAAATGGTGTAAAAAATCCTCATAGTAAAAAGCCAGAAAAAGCTAATATTATGAGAAATGAAAGGTTAGTTCCAATGGAAAGACTTATATCAAGACTTGCACTTAATAAATATAATGTTGATGCACCATTAAGCGCTGATACTATTGTTCCTTCAGGTTCTGTCATTATGCAATTGAACCAACATGTTGGAGTAGCAGCAAATCCTGTAGTAAAAGTTGGAGACATGGTGAAAGAAGGAGATTTAATAGGCGATATTCCGAATAATAAGCTAGGTGCTAGATTACATGCTAGTGTTGAAGGTGTTATAATAGATGTCACTGACCATAGTGTTGTTATCGAACCGAGAGGTGATTTTAATGGATAA
- a CDS encoding BMC domain-containing protein: protein MEQQALGMVETRGLVAAIEAADTMVKAANVTLIGTEKIGSGLVTVMVRGDVGAVKAATETGANAAKKLGELVAVHVIPRPHADVEKILPTIK from the coding sequence ATGGAACAACAAGCATTGGGAATGGTAGAAACAAGAGGATTGGTTGCAGCAATCGAAGCGGCAGATACAATGGTAAAGGCTGCTAATGTAACATTGATAGGTACTGAAAAAATAGGATCAGGGCTTGTAACTGTTATGGTAAGAGGAGATGTTGGAGCTGTTAAAGCAGCAACAGAAACTGGAGCAAATGCAGCTAAAAAACTTGGAGAATTGGTTGCTGTTCATGTAATACCAAGACCTCATGCTGATGTAGAGAAAATATTGCCTACAATAAAGTAG